The sequence below is a genomic window from Frondihabitans sp. PAMC 28766.
GCCCGGCCAGCGGGCGCCCCGCCCGGATCGCCGGCCGAGCGCGAAGCCGCCCGGCTCCGCAAGGAAGTCGCCCGGTTGAGCGGTGAGCTCACCACCGCGAGGCAAGTGATCGAGATCCAGGGAAAACTCTCGCTGCTGTTGGGCCAGCTCTCGACCGACAGCAGCAGCAAGCCCGACGAGCGATGATCGACGAGACGATCACCGAGCTGACCCCGATGATCGGCGTGAAGGCGGCCTGTGAGGCTGTCGGCCGGCCGCGGGCGACGCATTACCGGCACCACCGGCTGTCCCCACCACCTGCGCCGCCTGCGGTGAAGGTGCCGGCCCGTCAGCCGCGGGCGCTGTCCGAGGCTGAGGAGCAGGTCGTGCTCGACGTGCTGCATTCGGAGCGGTTCGTGGACATGGCTCCGGCCGAGATCCACGCGATCCTGCTGGACGAGGGCGTCTATTTCTGTTCGGTCTCGACGATGTACCGGCTATTGGCCCGGGCCGGCGAGGTGCGGGAACGGCGCCGTCAGGCGACCCACCCGGCGCGGGTGAAACCGGAACTGGTGGCGACGGGACCGAATCAGGTGTGGTCCTGGGACATCACGAAGCTGCACGGGCCGGTGAAGTGGTCGTACTTCTACCTGTATTCGATCATCGACATCTTCTCCCGCTACATCGTCGGCTGGATGATCGCCACCGCTGAGTCCGCCGCTCTCGCCGAGCGGCTCCTCGCCGACACCATCCGCAAACAGCACGTCGATCGCGGCCAGCTGACGATCCACGCCGACAATGGCTCCTCGATGGCTTCGAAACCTGTCGCGTTCCTGCTCGCCGACCTCGGGATCACGAAAACGCACTCCCGCCCACACGTCTCCAACGACACCCGTACTCCGAAGCACACTTCAAGACCCTCAAGTACAGGCCCGATTTCCCGGCGACGTTCGGGTCCATCGAAGACGCCCGCGCCTTCGGCGCCCAGTTCTACGCCTGGTACAACACCTCCCACCGGCACTCCGGGATCGGTATGCACACCCCGGCCGATCTCCACCACGGCCGAGCCGCCGCTGTCCACGCCCACCGCGCGCACGTCCTCACCGACGCTTACACAGCCCACCCGGAACGATTCGTCCGACAGCCGCCCGTCCCACACGACCACCCCACGGCCGCCTGGATCAACCCACCAACCGACCCCGCAAACTCAACAATCAACATCAACAACTGACCCAAAAGGGTTGACACCTTCCGCAGGCCGCAAAGACGGGCTGGACATGATGGTGGAATTCCTGGTTCTCGCCCTACGTCAAACGGCGGACTTGCTATTAGCTCCTGGCCTCACCCAACCCTGACACGTAGGGATGGGAACGGCCGTAGCACGTCGCCCATCAGCCAGCGCACAGATCGCGCCACTGTCTCACAATGCTCGGCGGAATCGTAGGAAGCGGCGTCGTGTCCGAGCGCGTGGTAAACGACTGGCGCCGTACCGTAGTGCCAAGTCCACGCGAGCAGGTATTCGACGCCGTCGTGGATGTGCCCGAGGAGGGGCACCACCGCCGGGTTGACGCGCAGGTACGTGTACCGCTCATCATCAAGGTCGAAGTCGTTCATCCCGGCGAGGACTCGAGAACGGTCTGCGTGCACGAGAATGTGCGCGCGTCCATAGGCCGGGTGCATGCTCTGCCCGTCCACCCACCGTCCTCCTTCAATGTTTTCCCACTCGGCGATCCAAGGAAAACCGGTGGCCGAGGAATGCTTGGAAAGGAGCGGTCCTCCGGCCTCGAGGTAGGCGAGCAGGCCCACCCGTGTCGGCTCGTCTAACGCCGGGTCAAGATCGATGGGGTTACCAACATTCATGACCAGCAGGTCGACGTCGCTCAGGCCGGTCATCCGTTCATCGACGTTCTCAGCGATCTCCACGTCGAAGCCTTCGAGCTCGATGATCTCGGCCAGCCGGGCCGACGTCTCTGCGAATGGGTGCCACGGGTCGGCGTATCGGCCCGCCCCCGAGAGGATCACCGCTGTTCGATGTCGCTGCTTGTCGTTGGCCACTGAGCCTCCTTCGCTCTCTGCCCGCGTCCCGGATATCGCGCTCGTCGTGAAGGTCATAACGTACCGTGATCTCGGGGAGCTTTTGCGAGACGTCACCAGACGCCCTGGGACTCATCACATCGGGAGTGACGCCGTCGACCTCCGACCACAGCCGCCGCACTCCGCGACACCCCGACATGTCTGGCCCGAACCACGGTCCAGACGATTGACACCTTCCCATCGCCGGTCGACGTAAGGCGCACGCCGTGCGCAGCTGCACGTGAGGGCGGCATGCTGCCAGAATGGTCCAGTGACTGCCCACTCGATCCTCCCACGCGTCGGCTTCGGCGCCGCCGGCATCGCCCGTCCACGGGCTAACACGGACCCTTCCCTGACACGCGTCGGCGAGGACGAGGGGATGATCACCCTCGCAACCGCCTGGGAGGAGGGCCTGCGCTGGTTCGACACCGCACCGTTTTACGGCGAGGGGCGCGCCGAACGCATGGTCGGAGATTTTCTGCGCGGCAAGCCGCGTCACGATTACCTGCTTTCCACGAAGGTCGGCAGGGTTATCGAGGACGGCGACGCCGTCTTCGACTTCAGCGCGGAAGGGATCCGACGCTCCATCGATGCGAGCCTCGAGCGGCTCGGCGTTGACCGGTTCGATGTGGTGTTCCTTCACGACCCGGATGACCACCTGGATCAAGCCGTCACCGACGCGTGGCCCGCGATGCTCGCCCTCCGCAATGACGGTGTCGCCGACCGCATCGGGATCGGCGTTACCCGCGTGTCCACGGCGACTGAGCTGATCGAGCGCGCTGGTCCGGAGGTGCTGCTCCTTGCCGAGCGTTACACGTTGCTTGACCCGGAGGCGGCGGACCGCCTGTTCCCACTCTGCCAGCGTTACGGAGTCGACGTGGCAATCGCCGGTGCACTCAGCGGCGGGATGATCGACGGCGTCGAGGCAACAAACTTCCACTATCAGCCGCTCACCCCGACCGATGCGGCTCGCGCAGCGGCGATCCGTCGCGTGTGCGCTTCCTACGGGGTGCCCACCGCGGCGGTGGCATTGCAGTTTGTGCTCGCGCATCCGACTGTCACGTCGGTGCTCACAGGGCCCGCGCGCGCCGGACAGCTTCTCGACAACCTCGGATGGTTGCGCACGCCGGTGCCCGCTGAAGTGTGGCAGAGTCTCCGTCGCGATGGACTGCTTGCCGCGGACGTGCCGACCCCGCCACCAGGCTCCCCGGAGCACCAATGCCGTTACTGGCGTGATCGCTTCGGGGAATCCCCTCTGGAGTTGAACGGCTCTCGTTCGCGCGGAATGGCGATCGTCCCGACGTACTCGAACCCTTCGGGTCTAAGCATGGGCGATTTCGAGCTCACGGCGCGGACTTGGCGTCTGCTTCGCGGATTTTCATGCGTCGCGACACGTCCCCGTGGGGCATCCTCGACGAGCTCGCCTCGGAGGGCGTCCGCTTATCCCATGTAGGAGCGGCGGCCGGCGGCTTAGTTAACACTGCCGATCACGCGCGTCGTTGGAGGGACGTTCTGGCTCGCGTCCGCTCCGATGGCTGGCGGCGGCGGCGTCAGGCGCGGGACGCGCCCTTGAAACCGCGAGGACTGCTCTGTGCGGCGCGGTCGATGGCGGGTTCGGGCCGGTGGATACCGCGAGGTCGATAGCCCACCGCTTCCGACATGCCGAGGTAGTCGGCCATGAGCCAGATTGTTGCCAGCCACATCTCGGTTCCTTGGAGACTCGGAGTACCGGCTTCGCCCGGGTGGTCGGGCGCGAACGCGAAGCCTTCGCCGTCGTGCCAGCGATCGAGGATCTTCGCCAGATGGCGTCGCGTCCACGCCTCGCCATGGGATCGTGTCTTATCGGAGTAGTGAGCGGATAACCAGAGCGGGTGCACGACATCGAGGACGTTGCACGCGTTGTACCCGGGACCCTCGAAATGTCGCGCGTCAGCGCCTTCGGCGAGGGCCGTCCGCGCTGCGCCGTCCGGATCGGGTGGCCGCAAGCCGAATTGGGCGTGGACACCTCGGGTCAGCCGGTAATAGCCATTCACCGGCTGGAGCAAGCCTTCGTCGGGGGTGGGGAGCCCCACATCCCTGTCGCCGGGTCGACGTTCGCTTGCAGCCAGCCGACCACGGTTTCCAGGTGGGTGGAGTCGTCGAAGAGGGTGGCGTTGTTCCAGATCGCGGTGCCGAGGAAGTCGACGAGGGCTCCGGAGTTCCAGGCCCGATGGTCCCACGGTAAACCGGCCAAGAACGTCAGGATTTCTGGGGTCGTTGCTCGGCTTACGAGCGAGATCGGGTGTGCCAGGGAGCTGCCGAGGAGACGCAATGCATACCCGACCGAGAGCATGTGGTAGTCGGATCCGACCACGGTAGCGAGCGTCGTGCCGGCGGGTGGGATGACGGGTCCTGTTGCCAAATCGCCGTCCCCTGTGATGAAGGCTCCCGATGCGGGATCCTG
It includes:
- a CDS encoding ThuA domain-containing protein, with the translated sequence MANDKQRHRTAVILSGAGRYADPWHPFAETSARLAEIIELEGFDVEIAENVDERMTGLSDVDLLVMNVGNPIDLDPALDEPTRVGLLAYLEAGGPLLSKHSSATGFPWIAEWENIEGGRWVDGQSMHPAYGRAHILVHADRSRVLAGMNDFDLDDERYTYLRVNPAVVPLLGHIHDGVEYLLAWTWHYGTAPVVYHALGHDAASYDSAEHCETVARSVRWLMGDVLRPFPSLRVRVG
- a CDS encoding aldo/keto reductase, translating into MTAHSILPRVGFGAAGIARPRANTDPSLTRVGEDEGMITLATAWEEGLRWFDTAPFYGEGRAERMVGDFLRGKPRHDYLLSTKVGRVIEDGDAVFDFSAEGIRRSIDASLERLGVDRFDVVFLHDPDDHLDQAVTDAWPAMLALRNDGVADRIGIGVTRVSTATELIERAGPEVLLLAERYTLLDPEAADRLFPLCQRYGVDVAIAGALSGGMIDGVEATNFHYQPLTPTDAARAAAIRRVCASYGVPTAAVALQFVLAHPTVTSVLTGPARAGQLLDNLGWLRTPVPAEVWQSLRRDGLLAADVPTPPPGSPEHQCRYWRDRFGESPLELNGSRSRGMAIVPTYSNPSGLSMGDFELTARTWRLLRGFSCVATRPRGASSTSSPRRASAYPM